Genomic segment of Zingiber officinale cultivar Zhangliang chromosome 11B, Zo_v1.1, whole genome shotgun sequence:
ccttctccttctctcgaTTCCCTCCTAGCTGAGAAGTCGGACACCGTCAGTGATTTGGCAGTAGGAGAGTAACTGGCTTCACTTAGTTTACTCTTTTGGTTGTTCATTTGCCCAAGATCCAAGAACTAGTGCAGGACATCACCTCCTATTCCGACATGAGGTTGCTGGTGTAGCTTCCAAGCATCTTTGATTCGACCAGCCCTAGGGATCAATTGGGAAGTAAAATTTTTTGTGTGAGACGTTGTTTGATTAGTGTTTTGATTAATGCTCAGAGGGAATATGTTGATTATGTTATAGGATGTTTGATTTGGGAATTTGCAACTCCACCTTGCTCTGGCCATTGCTCTCGACAGAATGCACCTCCGGCTGTGAGCCAACAAAAGAGTTTTCAGATTGAGGTGAGTTTTATTCAGCTTTCGGGTTAGATATGATTTATGTGGTAGATCATGTGTAGGCTTGATTtgaggttgtaattagttgtgatgtgattagggttttgctctaacttagtattagggattttatttagctattcttttggatttagctaaataaaatatatatattgtttgacgtagaactctgattcgagacggacaTCTCGACTTTGGATTGCTTGGTGCTACCttctttttgaggcgggtaccttgacctatctattttgatatgtcttgttgatatttTTAGTAGatcttaacaagtagtaataattatgtttatatctgtatcggcatgtcactatttatttccgagcatgttttgtttgttacttgtttagcattcatgccctgtttactatttatgttatagaggtagtgacatgtcaTGCTCTATGATATACCGGACTGGTTAAATAtcatacctgacctgtgtacctagatcatattatttgatccacgtatatggtacatgttttttttatggaggtagataggatcaggatatttctatgcttagtgtcatgcaccatctcgcatgattgcatgctgtgcgatagtcggcttcattattgttgagcacatcgccagttacatggatctgcacacaccaccactcatgggttagtggtatatcaggcagggtgtgtggcagttctactctgttaggctccgctggtctggtgacacaacgtggtagccggcagacagttctgctctgttaggctccgctggtgtagtgatgcagcgtggtagccgacagacgcgTTTTGCTCTGTTTgtcttcgttggtccgctcatgggtagtgtgacgtagcatGGTAACCGAcatggatccctcctctggactagctcagggagatgagagcattgcgctcccccacttattatttggggtaggaggataggtgtactacgacagcatctcgtccactcggtcactcaggagcagtgatggcagagtgcatggttatcacaaccctacccactcggtctcaccatcacgtgtgagatggctgactggcgtcaggggtaacCAGGACATGttatggcatcatatgcattatatgcatttattgcttgtggttgttgcactttatatgctgtaTTTTTTGTGGATGCATTGTTGGACATGTATATAgaatatgcatttattgcttgtgtttgctgcatattggatggatgtatttgattgacatgcatacaagattatgATActcctcggtctgacgaccttgtttttccttatatccaagtcctggttagtacagatactccttTACCTTATAGTTTTTCATATGATATTTattcaggagactatacgcatatttattactgctggttattatttactatacatgtcaactaggtatccgcttagtgttggactcacccccgttattactatttttaggTCGAGGCTGTTcaagaggttccagtcgctagtcccccaccacttcGCGTTGCGATGCGTTCACACATTTTGGTTTATGTTATTGTCTATACTATTTAGACTAGTATCTTTTGGCACTTAGATCTTGTACGATCTCTTATTATCAAAGGGTTTCATTTGGATATATGctggtgatttgtgttttatgggtgtagttgagtaggatattggatttgagttttatgggtgtagttgagtagggttttAGAGAtggttttccttatcgttgcattagtttagtttcactattaaactgcgtgggtgtttgcttATATTTGTACTattattgttccgaccgtgttggccgaggtatatgtggccctgagggtattgtagaaagtttcatattgtcacccgtacaggggaaatgctgccgaaattttttctggcagggactacttgGACGTGACatacatggtctatgtgactagTTAATCTTTAAGGATTGACTTGGATGAGTTGGAGATGTTAGACTTTGAGGAGATGAAGGGGCGTCTCTTTCccttcattttcttcattaatgtgTTGGTTTGAGGTGAGGAAGGAACACTCCTGCCTCTTTATGTTCCTCAATCCCCTTATAAAATGACGTCCAAGTCAAAGATCAAAGGTGTGGGCAAAGGTGCAAGGAGAACATCCAATAAAGAAGGATTTGATTTGTGGAAAATCTGAGGAGGTCCTACGTAGTGATCTTTTCAACGACAGCAACAACATCTTCGCCAGCGTCTTCTTCGATCTTCTTTTTCGATCTTCTTCTTCGAGCATCACTGTGAGTTATTCATTTTGTACGAATCCTTTTTATACGTagtaataaaatttccttttaaaaaggGGGagtcaagtattttttttttttttttgactaaaattaaaaataatttttagagctcaaaatatgtttttttttgaagttgaaaatatttttcagagttcaaaatatttcttttccgagttcaaaatatttttgatattaaaatagaaaatttaaactctaaatttaaattatttttcaaaagaaaaagaaaaatagttttaaagggGAGTTTGATATTGATCTCTATGGAGCCACGATAGCATGCACGAGCCGAAAATATACAATTCATATTTTACTATGATGAGATAGGGTCAGACTCGTCCCCAGATTTCTATTTTCTTTGGAAATCTTTGATTTGAATGTTGTTGTCGAACTGCAATCCTCGCACGAACATAATTTGTCAACCATTCCATCCTCCAAACTTTTGCGTCCCTCAATCTAATTCTCTATTAAATCCATAATTAACCCATTAAATCAAACAGCTACAATTCGTCTATCACATGGTTGGTCAGATTTTTCAAACACTGCTCACTCATCACATTTGGCAGCTCAATAGCCTCAACTATATTCGATACTCACCTAAGACAAACCTGTCCACACTTCTCTCCTCCTCAAACCTCGATCCCCAATCCTCTCTCTCTCCAGTTGACTTCGACCATCCTCTATTAATACGCCTGGTCGTTGCATGACATCGTCTTCTCTTCTCAAGAGAACTACTCCATCCTCTACCTCTTCGTCTTCTATCCCCCTTTCTTGCTCACATCAAGACCAGCGCCATGAGCAACTTCCTGAGCATGACAGAGCACCAGCTGCCGCCAGGCTTCCGCTTCCACCCGCGAGACGAAGAGCTCGTTTGCGATTACCTCCAACCCAAGCTCATGGCAGGTAGCACCTCTTCCTACTTCCCCATCATCATCATCGACGTCGACCTCAACAAGTGTGAGCCATGGGACCTTCCAGGTATTTACatcttaattataatttttctacTGCAATTTTGATGCCATCCCCCTCGACAATGCAATTTCCTCTTTTTGATTCTACAGTTtggttatttctttactttgcatttttttaaagataattttttaccTCCAAGAAAACCAAAAATTGAATTTTATGTGTTTAAATTCATGTCAATTTGGAGAATAATTATCTCTGCATGTCTTCAGCTATTCTAGTCGGACTTTTCTTCTCCTATGTAGAACCAAATTAAAAGAAGCCATCAAATACGAGAGTTTCAATATCGTACAACTCTTTCCACATCCCAGCtcaattattaattgatttaattacatttatttatttatatttttacaaGTAATATCATCTTATTTACTACCCAAAACAAAACTCCTTCGCAATCTTTTTGGAGCATTCATCTTTAAATATCCAATTGTCATGTCATCGATAGATGTTTTAAGAATTATTGAATCAACTTAATTGTATCGATAATTAACATATACTTTGGTCCTTGGAGCAGACATGGCATGTGTTGGGGGCAAGGAGTGGTACTTTTTCAGCCTTCGCGACCGGAAGTATGCTACTGGACACCGTACGAACCGAGCAACCCAATCGGGATATTGGAAGGCAACAGGAAAGGACCGTCTAGTGAAGAGAAAGGAAGTCTTGGTAGGTATGAGAAAGACGTTAGTGTTCTACAAAGGAAGAGCCCCCAAGGGACGAAAGACTGACTGGGTCATGCATGAGTTCCGCATGGAATCTGAGTTAGACTCTGATTCGTCTTTCGGTCCACCAAAACTCTTCGACTCAAAGCAGGAAGACTGGGTCTTGTGCAGAGTGTTCAGCAAGAGCAAAAGAGATACCTCCAAACCAACCATTGAGACTTCTAGCTATCATGACATATCTCTGCCTCCTCTGATGGAATCCTTCATCGCCATGGACCCATCGAGCTCCGAGGGGAATGAGCAAGTGCCCTGCTTCTCCCATCTCATGCCAGCGAGGACGACAAACTCGATTAGCCCCCAAGATGTTTTAGCCACTCCTTTGTCTCAGACTGCAATATCTGAACATGCAGATGGGATGAAGCTCGTGTCGAATCACTTCACCAAAATGGAGGTCAACTCGGAAAGGGATTTACCTCCTGATCTGCCTCAAGGAAGCTTGGAGAGCTACTTGTCTGACTATTGCTTGTCTCAAGTGTGGAACACTTTTTAATTGGAACTGCAGCGCAATTATGAATTCAATTAGGAACCAATTTGTGCATGACCTTGCACAACCTGTAGACACATGCTAGTAATTGTTTGACAAAACTTTAAAATGTATATAGTTGTTTCCTAATTGAAGAATGAAAAGGTGTGCTATATATACTGTTTACGAGCATGAGTTCAATTActaatatcatcaatatatatataGTGCTTACACTTTTCTCCTTTCGTTCTCATAATGCAACCACTGCATAATTAAGTAAGAAACTGATTGATGTTAAGCTGGAGGAAAATGTCTTAAGGCATCGCAAACAAAGTCTTCCATGTTAGGTGATGTGCCCAACAATTCAATACCTAAATGATATAATTACCTGTTATTTGAGGGGCAATGCGACTGCCAACCGAGGAGTTTAAAATTATAACTGATCTATATCACGAGGAGTAACAAATAGTTCTAGGTCACCTACCACCTTTGGCAGGCCATTTAGTCCAAATTTTATAGGGAAGAATTTGAAAACATTTTTCTAAAAAAAGCATCAAATGTCAGATATCTTGTTCTTTGGCCAACATGCTTTCACACATGCAAACTGATCGCATCTTAGACGTTGGTATACTTATGCCGATTATAATGTATATTTCTTTATCACTTTCCCTTCTCTTCCCCTCTCCCTCATACTTTTCCACCAATGTAAACTCTGTGGCAAGAAAAAATATAATTGGTAAGGGAGGGAGCATCTCTCCTACCATAGATATGTAGATAAGTTAGTTAGTACAACAACCCGATCCAGGAGATCTTTCGAAATTCAACATGGCTGATCAAAGAAGTGATGCAGGGTTCGTTAGATTTTTGTATATTATTTTAAGTAGATTATTTTTGTTCTAATTTTTGgagtttttttttgtatttttggtatttttgataatttatctcttatatatttttagattttaaatctGTTTAAGGATTTTAGGATTGTGAgtttattaagaatttttttctttctattaagATTTTTTCCTTCTTTGCATCTTAAAGTTTTGGATAACTATGGAATAGCGATTATCCCGCAGGCTATTAAATCTATTGATTCGCGCAAGAATACCAGAAGAAATCTTCTACAACCTACTGATTCAAAGAGGAATACcggaaaatagaaaaataaagtatactgttaaaaatattattaatacaaAAAACTTTTTCTAACCTCAATTAACAAGACAGTTATATAGGCCTAAAACCCTAACTAGTAAAACATAGAAATGACCACAAATAGCCTAAATgccaaaaaactaaaaaatatttaaaatattaatttactaaaaaaatataaaaaagatcCAACGAATCCTCTTGTACCAATCGCCCTGGGTTGAAAAACTCATCTTTGAATTCAGAATAGTATTAGATGATAGTTCAGGAGGAAGATCATCTGACATCAATGTCCGTCTATCTTCAAGTGATcaatacaaaaaaaattattttttgagacAAATTTGGcgacatattttttttaaaaaaattgttgcaAAAATATTTTGCGACGAAATCTGTGATGAATATTTTTCGTCACAGAAAACTCGTCCCTAAATATTTGTAAGAAAAAATTGaaatttattgcaaattttttgAAATTCATCGCTACATTCTTGCAAATattgcaaaatttaaaaatgaattttcaaacgAATTTTTATATTTGTTGCTGATTTAGCGATGAAAATAAGACTTCATCATAAAATTTACGACAAATTCTTATTTTCGTAGCAAAGTTATTTGGAAGatcataaaatttagaaattgaatcggtaataaattttcattttttgcgATGAATTTTTAAATTCGTCGCAGAAACTGTGATGAATATAAAAATTCATTACAAATTCTACGACAACTTGTCAGATTCATCACAGAATCTGCTACGAATCTagaaatttgttgcaaaatcgaCGATGAATATCTAGATTCGTCGCAAATTCTGCGACAAATATTCAGATTTGTCGCAGATTTTTGCAACGAATCTAGAAATTTGTTACAAAATTTTACGACGAATCTGAAAATTCGTCATAGAATATATAGTATTTTTTCGGTCATTATAATAGTTTTATGATGAAAAtaattttgttgcaaattttgtcaCCGATTTTGCGACGAATATGAAAATTCGTTGTAAAATctatgaaaattttcaaaatttgtcgTAGATTCTGCAatgaattttcatatttgtcGCAAAATCTGCGACGAATATGAAAATTCGTTGCAGAATCTTGTAACATTTTTTGGTACATTAGGATAGTTTTACAACGGAAAAAAAGTTTATCTCAATATTTATCGCAAAACTACGATCAATATTCAAAGTCGTTGCAGATTTTGCAATGAATCTGATAATTCATCACAGAATCTGTGACAAATATGAAAATTTGTCGCAGAATCTAACACTACTTTTTTCGCCGTAAAATTTATCGTAAAACATAATAAAAACTATCTAGAATTATGTAAATTCTGTATATAACATAGTTATACAAAAATATCTATTGAATTCGTACCCATCGTATATAACACATCATATCTAACAATCAAACTATATATAAACCAAATCACAATTTATATACATCAAATCCAAATATCACAAAATATCCATAAAATCCAAACATTTCATACAACAAAATGCAAACATCATCTAATATCTTTACAATCCAAacatatcatacatcaaaatacaaacatcacaaaatatctAATATTCATACAAATCCAAACATCATAAGAAGTTCTAAACCATCCATACATCAAAAAATTTCCAAACATCACTAAatcttctccatcttcttctatATCCTTATTTTCTTGCATCaaagtaaaaattcaaataatatcAATGATTACAATAAAGAAATTACTATATATGAACACACACAAAAATTTTACTTACACCGTCATTGATTTTCATTACGTACCAATCCTGTTTCAAAAAAAATGACAGTATTAGCAAAAAAAAGAAACGTTTACAATCAAATAGCTAATAttcaaaaatactaattatgagaTAAATAAAATTCATACAAGCGattcatcaccaccatcatcgACATCATCGCCATCACCACCAATATCACCAAAATCGGAAGGAGTAGAACTTAACTAAAGATGTCTCATAATTAAATCTTGTTGTTTGCAGATAGCTCTCATTTCTTCCTAGTTAGCTCTCATTTCTACATCTCTAGCTCTTCTTCCTTCATCTCTTTTTAATATTATGCCCTTTTAAATGTGAAACCTCTTCAATCAATGAATTGATATGAGTCGTGACTATTATTAGGGTGGAAAAAGGTTTATGGAAAACTCTATGATTTTTCTTCAAAAATTCATTCCCAATATCCATCTACCTTTCTATCCTCCACTAGCCTCCCGccataaatctaaattattaCCAACAGATGACTCAGTTTTCTCACTAGCACAGGAACTTCTATGTGTTATCTCGAGCTCATCGTATTTGTCTTGTATTgtaatgataaaattaaaataaatttattgtaaCAATAACTTAGAAAcacatatatttttaattaatccaaacATTTATTGCTTTTACTCTAGTCCTACTCCAAGACTTGTCCTTTTTTGTAAAAGTTTTGGTGAAAGTTTATATGAATGAAGGTTGCTTTCCCATATCTTTGGTATAAAAAAAGGATTAGAAATAATACAATAGTCATAGATTAAAAAACTATTGAGAGAGTTAAAAATTAGTAGGAGAGTTAAATATTTACCATTCTATGTCTATCTATCCTCATCGATATTAATTGACCCTCCCGCATGCATTGCAAATGAGACTTCAGAATTATAAGATTGATTTATTCTATTCTATTGACTCCGTTGTTTATCTTCCTTAGTTGCCCAAAAATTGTTGATCTTAGTCTAATTATCCTCTATGATACAAAGTGACTTTTTATCCCTTTGTTTAGCATGATTGAGAGTATGGCTAATGTGATCGTCACATTTTTTCTTGAAAATCTTCTTAACTTCCAATTCATAGGCAGCACCCCAATTATATGTTTGCTgaatagaaaataaaacaattgagtatatatatttaattttattttagatatAAAATGAATCATTTATACCTTAAACATGCTCCACCATAACTCTTTCATTGATGATGGAGTACTTGAATAAGACATTGAATCTCCTATCCAAAAATTATTCATGATTTGATTAATTTCAAGAATAATACGTACCAAATTTTTGAACCTATGGTGAATGATGAATATAGATACAATAGCAACAAGAAAAGTCTAAAAATATATAAGATAGGGGTAATCATATTTTTAAGATACCTAAACTAGCAATTATAATTGACCATATCTTGTAACTACTACAATCCAATATAGTCCAATGGTTAAATAGTCcaattatttaatatattaaacatATGAAGAGTATCATTGCTAATTAAAGATTGTTCAGAGTTTTTCATAAATGAGAGAATAAATAATGATCATATACTAATCTAATGGCCTAATTGATAAAAAAAGGTACCACATCAAACCACTCTTAAAGCTTTTCATTATTGAGAATAAAGATGCCAAGTTAAAAATAAAGTAGCACATCAAAATATTTTCAGAGTT
This window contains:
- the LOC122033347 gene encoding NAC domain-containing protein 21/22-like, with the protein product MSNFLSMTEHQLPPGFRFHPRDEELVCDYLQPKLMAGSTSSYFPIIIIDVDLNKCEPWDLPDMACVGGKEWYFFSLRDRKYATGHRTNRATQSGYWKATGKDRLVKRKEVLVGMRKTLVFYKGRAPKGRKTDWVMHEFRMESELDSDSSFGPPKLFDSKQEDWVLCRVFSKSKRDTSKPTIETSSYHDISLPPLMESFIAMDPSSSEGNEQVPCFSHLMPARTTNSISPQDVLATPLSQTAISEHADGMKLVSNHFTKMEVNSERDLPPDLPQGSLESYLSDYCLSQVWNTF